One genomic segment of Amycolatopsis sp. Hca4 includes these proteins:
- a CDS encoding 2-hydroxyacyl-CoA dehydratase family protein: protein MGYVGADVPVELITATGLRPLRLTGKPGEDSSLGDRYLGRGVDPVARSVLTRILTGAYGPLEAIVVSRDCEASLRLFYALRELHRIEPSLGLPPLRLVDVLHLPHHTTTRYVHAKIAQLREWLGRWRPIADDDLAAAITVHDTLRRLLARAAVLRRENRLSGTRFLELVAATTAVPVDEAITLVERVLAEDLPAAEGVRLFLTGSSHDSPEVYETLERNGFFVAGEDHDWGELLFARTCAAPTELALAERYQYNGPSAPRASIGQRAAHTAAAARACGAEVLFSYARVHDDAPPWDFPGQRAATGLPSVLAERQPYGELTAEALAALVPVRAAA, encoded by the coding sequence GTGGGGTACGTCGGCGCCGACGTCCCGGTCGAGCTGATCACCGCGACGGGCCTGCGGCCGCTGCGGCTGACCGGCAAGCCCGGCGAGGACAGCTCGCTCGGGGACCGCTACCTCGGCCGCGGGGTCGACCCGGTGGCCCGGTCGGTACTGACGCGCATCCTCACCGGGGCCTACGGCCCGTTGGAGGCCATCGTCGTCTCCCGCGACTGCGAAGCGTCGTTGCGCCTGTTCTACGCCCTGCGGGAGCTGCACCGGATCGAGCCGTCGCTGGGACTGCCGCCGCTGCGCCTGGTCGACGTGCTGCACCTGCCGCACCACACGACCACCCGGTACGTCCACGCGAAGATCGCGCAGCTGCGCGAGTGGCTGGGGCGCTGGCGGCCGATCGCCGACGACGACCTCGCCGCGGCCATCACCGTCCACGACACGCTGCGACGGTTGCTCGCTCGGGCCGCCGTGCTGCGCCGGGAGAACCGGCTGAGCGGCACCCGGTTCCTCGAACTCGTCGCCGCTACGACGGCGGTGCCGGTCGACGAGGCCATCACCCTCGTCGAGCGCGTGCTGGCCGAGGACCTGCCCGCGGCCGAAGGGGTGCGGCTGTTCCTCACCGGCAGTTCCCACGACTCTCCGGAGGTGTACGAAACCCTGGAGCGCAACGGTTTCTTCGTCGCGGGGGAGGACCACGACTGGGGCGAGCTGCTCTTCGCCCGCACGTGCGCGGCGCCGACGGAACTGGCACTGGCCGAGCGGTACCAGTACAACGGCCCGTCGGCGCCCCGCGCGTCGATCGGGCAGCGCGCCGCGCACACCGCCGCGGCCGCCCGGGCCTGCGGTGCCGAAGTCCTGTTCTCCTACGCCCGCGTCCACGACGACGCTCCGCCGTGGGACTTCCCCGGGCAGCGGGCCGCGACGGGCCTGCCGTCGGTGCTGGCCGAACGGCAGCCGTACGGCGAGCTGACGGCCGAGGCGCTGGCGGCGCTCGTCCCGGTGCGGGCCGCGGCATGA
- a CDS encoding CapA family protein, which yields MITVGAVGDLILDEPDPEFFLAPAAPVLRAMDLAIGHVEVPHSTTAVQQSTDVPAPPADPEALKAVAGAGFAVVTLAGNHVLDAGAGGLADTIAYARAAGMVPTGAGSNLAEARRPAVVERGGLRIGVLSYNCVGPRESWAGSRKPGCAYVHVLTHYELDHASPGGPPKIYTFADPDSQEAMADDVRRLRAEADVVLVALHKGVGHTPVEVAMYERPVARAAVDAGADAVFSHHPHIMRGIEVHRGRPIFHGLGNFATVTHALTPGAGVGADELRAWAERRTKLYGFAPDPDMPFFPFHPESRNTVIAFCRFDGTGLREAGFVPCRIDDRGRPVPVGGTPEGEAVTKYVEDITRGARLGGRFTTRGTEVLVDLTEGVPS from the coding sequence GTGATCACTGTCGGCGCGGTCGGCGACCTCATCCTGGACGAGCCCGACCCCGAGTTCTTCCTCGCCCCGGCCGCGCCGGTGCTGCGGGCGATGGACCTGGCGATCGGGCACGTCGAGGTGCCGCACTCGACCACGGCCGTCCAGCAGAGCACCGACGTCCCGGCGCCGCCCGCGGATCCCGAGGCGCTGAAGGCGGTGGCCGGGGCCGGCTTCGCGGTGGTCACCCTGGCGGGCAACCACGTCCTCGACGCCGGGGCAGGCGGGCTGGCCGACACGATCGCCTACGCTCGCGCCGCGGGCATGGTGCCGACGGGTGCCGGGTCGAACCTCGCCGAAGCCCGGCGCCCGGCGGTCGTCGAACGCGGTGGCCTGCGCATCGGCGTGCTGTCCTACAACTGCGTGGGCCCGCGCGAGTCCTGGGCCGGCTCCCGCAAGCCCGGCTGTGCCTACGTCCACGTCCTCACCCACTACGAGCTGGACCACGCCAGCCCGGGCGGGCCGCCGAAGATCTACACCTTCGCCGACCCGGACAGCCAGGAGGCGATGGCCGACGACGTGCGCCGCCTGCGGGCCGAGGCCGACGTCGTGCTGGTGGCGCTGCACAAGGGCGTCGGCCACACCCCGGTCGAGGTCGCGATGTACGAACGCCCGGTCGCCCGCGCGGCGGTCGACGCCGGTGCCGACGCGGTGTTCTCCCACCACCCGCACATCATGCGGGGCATCGAAGTCCACAGAGGACGGCCGATCTTCCACGGTCTCGGCAACTTCGCCACGGTCACCCACGCGCTGACCCCGGGCGCGGGCGTCGGCGCGGACGAGCTGCGCGCGTGGGCCGAGCGGCGGACGAAGCTGTACGGCTTCGCGCCGGACCCGGACATGCCGTTCTTCCCGTTCCACCCCGAAAGCCGCAACACCGTCATCGCCTTCTGCCGCTTCGACGGGACCGGGCTGCGCGAAGCCGGGTTCGTCCCGTGCCGGATCGACGACCGGGGCCGCCCGGTCCCGGTCGGCGGCACGCCGGAGGGCGAGGCCGTCACGAAGTACGTCGAGGACATCACCCGCGGGGCCCGGCTGGGCGGCCGGTTCACCACCCGCGGCACCGAAGTGCTCGTCGATCTCACCGAGGGGGTTCCTTCATGA
- a CDS encoding amino acid ABC transporter permease produces the protein MTAVSTVEETAPARDDVAGARGRFRPLRWLFVLVLAVVAAQLAVFLVGNSRFQWDVVAKYLFEKSVLAGLGTTVLLALAAMVLGSLAGGVVAAMQLSGFAPARWVATLWVGLFRGIPPLVQLIFWFNLAYLLPRLSIGVPFGPVFGTWDANTVITPLTAAVIGLSLVESAYLAEIFRAGVLSVDPGQRDAARAMGYPPGQTLLRIVLPQAMRVIIPPAGSQFINVLKGTALVSVIAMSDLLHSVQVIYNRTYEIVPMLLVACFWYLVVVTALTAGQRRLERRFSRGHRGAR, from the coding sequence ATGACCGCGGTGTCCACAGTGGAGGAGACGGCACCGGCCCGCGACGACGTCGCCGGCGCGCGCGGACGCTTCCGCCCGCTGCGCTGGCTGTTCGTGCTCGTGCTGGCGGTGGTGGCCGCGCAGCTGGCCGTCTTCCTGGTGGGCAACTCCCGGTTCCAGTGGGACGTCGTGGCGAAGTACCTCTTCGAGAAGAGCGTCCTGGCCGGTCTGGGCACCACGGTGCTGCTCGCCCTCGCCGCGATGGTGCTCGGCTCGCTGGCCGGCGGCGTGGTCGCGGCGATGCAGTTGAGCGGGTTCGCGCCCGCCCGGTGGGTGGCGACGCTGTGGGTCGGCCTGTTCCGCGGGATCCCGCCGCTGGTGCAGCTGATCTTCTGGTTCAACCTCGCCTACCTGCTGCCCAGGCTGTCGATCGGCGTCCCGTTCGGCCCGGTCTTCGGCACCTGGGACGCCAACACCGTCATCACGCCGCTGACCGCCGCGGTGATCGGACTGTCGCTCGTGGAGTCCGCGTACCTGGCGGAGATCTTCCGCGCCGGAGTCCTGTCGGTGGACCCCGGCCAGCGCGACGCGGCCCGCGCGATGGGCTACCCGCCGGGCCAGACGCTGCTGCGGATCGTGCTGCCGCAGGCGATGCGGGTGATCATCCCGCCCGCCGGCAGCCAGTTCATCAACGTGCTCAAGGGCACCGCGCTCGTGTCGGTCATCGCGATGTCGGACCTGCTGCACTCGGTGCAGGTGATCTACAACCGCACCTACGAGATCGTGCCGATGCTGCTGGTCGCCTGCTTCTGGTACCTCGTGGTGGTCACCGCGCTGACGGCCGGGCAGCGCCGGCTGGAGCGCCGGTTCTCCCGCGGCCACCGGGGTGCCCGGTGA
- a CDS encoding amino acid ABC transporter ATP-binding protein, with protein sequence MSAPVLRISDVRKEFGAVTALAGVSLDVREGETVVVIGPSGSGKSTLVRCAHQLEPIDGGALYLDGELLGHRRTPGGLRALPERRVAAQRRRMSMVFQQFNLFPQFTVLRNVTDAAIRVHGRDRSTVEAEARELLARIGLAGREDHYPRQLSGGQQQRVAIARAVLVRPRIMLFDEPTSALDPELVDEVLAVLRDLAAAGTTMVVVTHEMAFAREAADRCVFMEAGRIVEEGPPDELFTRPRTDRLRAFLSRHLSETEGAS encoded by the coding sequence GTGAGCGCGCCGGTGCTGCGGATCAGCGACGTCCGCAAGGAGTTCGGCGCGGTGACGGCGCTGGCGGGCGTCAGCCTCGACGTCCGCGAAGGGGAAACGGTCGTGGTGATCGGGCCGTCGGGGTCCGGCAAGTCGACCCTCGTCCGCTGCGCCCACCAGCTCGAGCCCATCGACGGCGGCGCACTGTACCTCGACGGCGAGCTGCTGGGCCACCGGCGCACGCCGGGCGGGCTGCGGGCGCTCCCCGAGCGGCGGGTCGCCGCCCAGCGGCGGCGGATGAGCATGGTGTTCCAGCAGTTCAACCTGTTCCCGCAGTTCACCGTGCTGCGCAACGTGACCGACGCGGCCATCCGGGTGCACGGCCGCGATCGGTCCACAGTGGAGGCCGAGGCGCGGGAGCTGCTGGCGCGCATCGGCCTGGCCGGGCGCGAGGACCACTACCCGCGGCAGCTCTCGGGCGGCCAGCAGCAGCGGGTGGCGATCGCCCGCGCGGTGCTGGTCCGGCCGCGGATCATGCTGTTCGACGAACCCACCAGCGCGCTCGACCCCGAGCTGGTCGACGAGGTGCTGGCCGTGCTGCGGGACCTCGCCGCGGCGGGGACCACGATGGTCGTCGTCACCCACGAAATGGCGTTCGCCCGCGAAGCGGCCGACCGGTGCGTGTTCATGGAGGCGGGCCGGATCGTCGAAGAGGGCCCGCCGGACGAGCTGTTCACCCGGCCGCGGACCGACCGGCTGCGTGCCTTCCTGTCCCGCCATCTGTCCGAAACGGAAGGTGCTTCGTGA
- a CDS encoding 2-hydroxyacyl-CoA dehydratase family protein encodes MTARLASATTATTHQREWFARLRAEGGPLALVNADAPQEIFRAMDIPYVVNQWWASIVAAKRQTQRYLGLLRERGYPDYIEQYSATSLASAFEDDPDQAPWGGLPTPSIVLGETTGDAARKIFDVWGAQPGVTYYPLESAAENEVPARWWELMPHRWEEAIGSDRLDLLTGELTGLIRFLEQTTGRVFSETRFREVLDLVNEQQEWNRRTRDLIAAARPCPIAVTDGIPSVMVPQWHRGTEWARDAARAFHDEVRDRIDAGVAVCADERLRLMWIGRGLWFDLGFYQRFQESHGAVFVWSMYLAIAADGYLRYGDDPLRALAARFAAFGDQLYTPPWSAEWYVKEARHHGVDGVVHLVSDDARGSYFTTRALRAAGIPVLELPADNVDARTGDGLTARMTEWLDELT; translated from the coding sequence ATGACGGCCCGGCTGGCGTCGGCGACCACCGCGACCACCCACCAGCGCGAGTGGTTCGCCCGCCTGCGTGCCGAAGGCGGCCCGCTGGCGCTGGTCAACGCGGACGCGCCGCAGGAGATCTTCCGCGCGATGGACATCCCGTACGTGGTCAACCAGTGGTGGGCCTCGATCGTCGCGGCGAAGCGCCAGACCCAGCGCTACCTCGGCCTGCTGCGCGAGCGCGGGTACCCGGACTACATCGAGCAGTACAGCGCCACCTCGCTGGCCTCGGCGTTCGAGGACGACCCGGACCAGGCGCCGTGGGGCGGGCTGCCGACCCCGTCGATCGTGCTCGGCGAGACGACCGGCGACGCGGCGCGGAAGATCTTCGACGTCTGGGGCGCGCAACCCGGCGTCACCTACTACCCGCTGGAAAGCGCGGCGGAGAACGAGGTCCCGGCGCGGTGGTGGGAGCTGATGCCGCACCGCTGGGAGGAAGCCATCGGCAGCGACCGCCTCGACCTGCTGACCGGCGAGCTGACCGGGCTGATCCGGTTCCTCGAGCAGACCACCGGCCGGGTGTTCTCCGAGACGCGGTTCCGCGAGGTGCTGGACCTGGTCAACGAGCAGCAGGAGTGGAACCGCCGCACCCGCGACCTCATCGCGGCCGCCCGGCCGTGCCCGATCGCGGTCACCGACGGCATCCCGAGCGTCATGGTGCCTCAGTGGCACCGCGGCACCGAGTGGGCGCGTGACGCCGCCCGCGCGTTCCACGACGAGGTGCGCGACCGGATCGACGCGGGCGTTGCGGTGTGCGCGGACGAGCGGCTGCGGCTGATGTGGATCGGCCGGGGGCTGTGGTTCGACCTCGGCTTCTACCAGCGGTTCCAGGAATCGCACGGCGCGGTGTTCGTGTGGTCGATGTACCTCGCCATCGCCGCGGACGGCTACCTGCGCTACGGCGACGACCCGCTGCGCGCGCTGGCCGCCCGCTTCGCCGCCTTCGGCGACCAGCTCTACACCCCGCCGTGGTCGGCCGAGTGGTACGTCAAGGAAGCACGCCACCACGGCGTCGACGGCGTCGTGCACCTCGTCTCCGACGACGCGCGCGGCAGCTACTTCACCACCCGCGCCCTGCGCGCGGCGGGCATCCCGGTCCTGGAACTGCCGGCGGACAACGTCGACGCCCGCACCGGCGACGGCCTGACCGCGCGGATGACCGAATGGCTCGACGAACTGACCTGA
- a CDS encoding transporter substrate-binding domain-containing protein — MGSSLRQWRRSALAVAAAGLAVAGCTVDDGAAAAPSAAALTAVPALHDQLPQAVKDAGVLRFAGDSHPPYRTVGPDGKTVTGIDHDFQQALGQILGVRTETTIVSGLPAALQGMLSGRYDAFNGPVKATAEREKQFDTVTWMTTRTAYVVPSGSAAGIKQAADLCGKRVAVVTASVVEDQLGKLSAFCERSQKPAVQVVGLDDTNATLLAAKSGRAEAAGMTQAAAIDVTTQQKGQYEYVTQTEEQGATKDNLALYTPKPAKLGPVLQKAFEELFRNGTYARIMKQWGLDDVTVPQPLFDVASAK; from the coding sequence ATGGGTTCCTCACTTCGTCAATGGCGTCGAAGCGCGCTCGCGGTGGCCGCCGCGGGCCTCGCGGTGGCCGGGTGCACGGTCGACGACGGCGCGGCGGCCGCCCCCTCCGCCGCGGCCCTCACCGCGGTCCCGGCGCTGCACGACCAGCTGCCCCAGGCGGTCAAGGACGCCGGCGTCCTCCGGTTCGCCGGGGACTCGCACCCGCCGTACCGCACCGTCGGCCCGGACGGGAAGACGGTCACCGGCATCGACCACGACTTCCAGCAGGCGCTCGGCCAGATCCTGGGCGTGCGCACGGAAACCACCATCGTCAGCGGGCTCCCGGCCGCGCTGCAGGGCATGCTCAGCGGCCGGTACGACGCCTTCAACGGCCCGGTCAAGGCCACCGCCGAACGCGAGAAGCAGTTCGACACCGTCACGTGGATGACCACCCGCACCGCCTACGTCGTCCCGTCCGGTTCCGCCGCGGGCATCAAGCAGGCCGCCGACCTGTGCGGCAAGCGCGTCGCGGTGGTCACCGCCAGCGTCGTCGAAGACCAGCTCGGCAAGCTGTCCGCGTTCTGTGAGCGCTCACAGAAGCCGGCCGTGCAGGTGGTCGGGCTCGACGACACGAACGCCACCCTGCTGGCCGCCAAGTCCGGCCGCGCCGAGGCCGCCGGGATGACCCAGGCCGCCGCGATCGACGTGACCACCCAGCAGAAGGGCCAGTACGAATACGTGACGCAGACCGAGGAGCAGGGCGCCACGAAGGACAACCTGGCGCTCTACACGCCGAAGCCGGCGAAGCTTGGCCCGGTGCTGCAGAAGGCGTTCGAGGAGCTGTTCCGCAACGGCACCTACGCCCGGATCATGAAGCAGTGGGGCCTCGACGACGTCACGGTCCCGCAGCCGCTGTTCGACGTGGCGTCGGCGAAATGA
- a CDS encoding CaiB/BaiF CoA-transferase family protein codes for MTDQPLAGRTVIDLTTALAGPYATLLLAGLGATVIKVENPATGGDSSRNNAPYVGRDGLNLARRHDDDLSVSMLLRGRNKLSVTLDLKNPRSHAVFADLVRDADVLVENYSPGVTDRLGISYDHVRELNPRLVYTSISGFGAQGGPGSGKAMDSIIQALSGVMMTAGEPDEGPVRFGLPIGDLLAPLFAVVGTVSALLQAEHTGEGQRVDVSMLGALTSLVACEPFDAFDAVGLPQRTGSMVPRLAPFGILPALDGYVALCAPTDAFAHGVLRAIGRPELAEDDRYRTRDQRVRAADELHGLIREWCRVRPLEEILAAFTAEGVPAAEVREPREAVRDPLVLAREEVVPLRHPRHGAVADLAGTGVPIRFSAARAALDRPAPGLGEHNEHVYRELLGYTEQQLADLVAEAVI; via the coding sequence ATGACCGACCAGCCACTGGCCGGCCGCACCGTCATCGACCTGACCACCGCGCTCGCCGGGCCGTACGCGACGCTGCTGCTCGCCGGGCTCGGCGCCACCGTGATCAAGGTCGAAAACCCCGCCACCGGCGGGGATTCCTCCCGCAACAACGCACCCTACGTCGGGCGTGACGGGCTGAACCTCGCCCGGCGGCACGACGACGACCTCTCGGTGTCGATGCTGCTGCGCGGCCGCAACAAGCTCAGCGTCACCCTCGACCTGAAGAACCCGCGCTCGCACGCGGTCTTCGCCGACCTCGTCCGCGACGCCGACGTGCTGGTGGAGAACTACAGCCCGGGCGTCACCGACCGGCTCGGCATCTCCTACGACCACGTCCGGGAGCTCAACCCGCGGCTGGTCTACACCTCGATCAGCGGGTTCGGCGCCCAGGGCGGCCCGGGTTCCGGCAAGGCGATGGACTCGATCATCCAGGCGCTCAGCGGCGTGATGATGACCGCGGGCGAGCCCGACGAGGGCCCGGTCCGGTTCGGGCTGCCGATCGGCGACCTGCTGGCGCCGCTGTTCGCCGTGGTCGGCACGGTGTCGGCGCTGCTGCAGGCCGAGCACACCGGCGAGGGCCAGCGCGTGGACGTGTCGATGCTCGGTGCGCTGACCTCACTGGTCGCCTGCGAGCCGTTCGACGCCTTCGACGCGGTCGGCCTGCCCCAGCGCACCGGCTCGATGGTGCCGCGGCTGGCGCCGTTCGGGATCCTGCCTGCTCTCGACGGTTACGTGGCCCTGTGCGCCCCGACCGACGCCTTCGCCCACGGCGTGCTGCGGGCGATCGGCCGTCCCGAACTGGCCGAGGACGACCGCTACCGCACGCGGGACCAGCGGGTCCGCGCCGCCGACGAGCTGCACGGCCTGATCCGCGAGTGGTGCCGGGTGCGGCCACTGGAAGAGATCCTCGCCGCGTTCACCGCCGAAGGCGTCCCCGCGGCGGAGGTGCGCGAGCCGCGCGAGGCGGTGCGGGACCCGCTGGTCCTGGCGCGCGAGGAGGTCGTGCCGCTGCGGCACCCGCGCCACGGCGCCGTGGCCGACCTGGCCGGCACCGGCGTGCCCATCCGGTTCTCCGCCGCCCGCGCCGCCCTCGACCGGCCGGCGCCCGGGCTGGGGGAGCACAACGAGCACGTCTACCGCGAGCTGCTCGGCTACACCGAGCAGCAGCTGGCGGACCTGGTCGCGGAGGCGGTCATTTGA